The following proteins are co-located in the Anas platyrhynchos isolate ZD024472 breed Pekin duck chromosome 1, IASCAAS_PekinDuck_T2T, whole genome shotgun sequence genome:
- the LOC101803785 gene encoding solute carrier family 23 member 1 isoform X1, with product MTPSSDRELNGLDNPSFVGEDGSHHCSLPDPAAHGPGDIEVKGRDKKLAYTITDVPPWYLCILLGIQHFLTAMGGLVAVPLILSRELCLQHDLLTQSHLISTIFFVSGICTLLQVLFGVRLPIIQGGTFAFLTPTLAMLSLPKWKCPAWTQNATLVNASSPEFIEVWQTRMREVQGAIMVASCFQILVGFSGLIGFLIRFIGPLTIAPTISLVALPLFDSAGDDAGQHWGIAFMTIFFIVLFSQYLKDIPVPLPSYQRGKKCHFSPVYLFQIFPVLLGLSLSWLLCYVLTVTDVLPGDPTAYGYLARTDTRGDVLSRAPWFRIPYPGQWGVPTVSLAGIFGILAGVISSMLESMGDYYACARLSGAPPPPKHAVNRGIGVEGIGCLLAGAWGTGNGTTSYSENVGALGITKVGSRMVIIAGACTMLLSGVFGKVGAMFASIPTPVIGGMFLVMFGIITAVGISNLQYTDMNSSRNIFIFGFSIFAGLTVPNWANKNSALLETGIIQLDQVIQVLLTTGMFVGGLLGFILDNTIPGTLEERGLLAWKQSHKGEAGNSQLISKVYDLPFGIGTKYCAVSWFRYLPACPKRLPVSKKMDELKAAGQESSDKASSERDSEIGADTRI from the exons ATGACCCCCTCCTCAGACAGAGAGCTCAACGGGCTAGATAACCCCAGCTTTGTG GGCGAAGATGGGAGCCACCACTGCTCCTTGCCGGATCCTGCTGCCCATGGCCCAGGGGACATTGAAGTCAAGGGCCGTGACAAGAAGCTAGCCTACACCATCACAGACGTGCCCCCCTGGTACCTGTGCATCCTGCTGGGCATTCAG CATTTCCTGACAGCCATGGGAGGTCTCGTAGCCGTCCCACTGATCCTTTCCAGAGAGCTTTGCCTCCAGCATGACCTGCTCACCCAGAGCCACCTGATCAGCACCATCTTCTTTGTCTCGGGCATTTGCACCCTGCTGCAAGTCCTCTTTGGAGTCAG GTTGCCTATTATTCAAGGAGGGACTTTTGCATTCCTGACCCCCACCCTGGCCATGCTGTCTCTCCCCAAGTGGAAGTGCCCTGCCTGGACGCAGAACGCCACTCTGGTGAATGCCTCTTCACCAGAGTTCATTGAAGTCTGGCAGACACGGATGCGAGAG gTACAAGGAGCTATCATGGTAGCTTCCTGCTTTCAAATCTTAGTTGGATTTTCTGGCCTGATTGGATTTTTGATCAGATTCATCGGGCCCCTGACAATTGCCCCCACCATCTCCTTGGTTGCACTACCTCTCTTTGACTCAGCTGGAGATGAtgctgggcagcactggggcATAGCCTTCAT GACTATATTTTTCATAGTTCTGTTCTCTCAGTACCTGAAGGACATCCCAGTACCACTGCCGTCGTACCAGAGAGGCAAGAAGTGCCACTTCTCCCCTGTCTACCTCTTCCAGATCTTCCCG gtgctgctggggctgtcccTGAGCTGGCTGCTCTGCTACGTGCTGACAGTGACCGATGTCCTCCCTGGGGACCCCACCGCCTACGGCTACCTGGCACGGACGGACACACGTGGGGACGTTTTGTCTCGGGCTCCCTGGTTCCGGATCCCTTACCCAG GCCAGTGGGGAGTGCCAACCGTCAGCTTGGCTGGGATATTCGGCATCCTCGCGGGGGTGATCTCCTCCATGCTGGAGTCCATGGGGGATTACTACGCCTGCGCCCGCCTGTCcggcgccccgccgccgccgaaGCACGCCGTCAACCGCGGGATCGGGGTGGAGGGCATCGGCTGCCTCCTGGCTGGGGCCTGGGGAACGGGGAACGGCACCACGTCCTACAGCGAGAACGTGGGGGCCCTGGGCATCACCAAG GTCGGGAGCCGCATGGTGATCATTGCCGGCGCCTGCACCATGCTCCTCAGCGGCGTCTTCGGGAAAGTCGGGGCGATGTTTGCCAGCATACCCACCCCTGTCATCGGAGGCATGTTCCTTGTGATGTTTGGCATTATCACAGCAGTGGGGATTTCCAATCTGCAG TACACGGATATGAACTCCTCCAGAAACATCTTTATATTTGGATTCTCTATATTTGCTGGCCTCACAGTTCCCAACTGGGCAAACAAAAATAGTGCACTGCTAGAAACAG GTATCATCCAGCTGGACCAGGTGATCCAGGTTCTGCTTACCACTGGCATGTTTGTGGGTGGACTGCTGGGGTTTATCCTGGATAACACCATTCCAG GAACACTGGAGGAGCGGGGACTCCTGGCATGGAAGCAGAGCCACAAGGGAGAGGCGGGCAACTCTCAGCTCATTTCCAAGGTCTACGATCTTCCATTTGGCATAGGCACCAAATACTGTGCTGTCTCTTGGTTTCGGTATCTCCCAGCTTGCCCCAAAAGACTACCTGTCAGCAAGAAAATGGATGAACTGAAGGCTGCTGGACAAGAAAGCAGTGATAAAGCAAGCTCAGAAAGAGACTCGGAGATAGGTGCTGATACAAGGATATAA
- the LOC101803785 gene encoding solute carrier family 23 member 1 isoform X2, translated as MDAINKLPIIQGGTFAFLTPTLAMLSLPKWKCPAWTQNATLVNASSPEFIEVWQTRMREVQGAIMVASCFQILVGFSGLIGFLIRFIGPLTIAPTISLVALPLFDSAGDDAGQHWGIAFMTIFFIVLFSQYLKDIPVPLPSYQRGKKCHFSPVYLFQIFPVLLGLSLSWLLCYVLTVTDVLPGDPTAYGYLARTDTRGDVLSRAPWFRIPYPGQWGVPTVSLAGIFGILAGVISSMLESMGDYYACARLSGAPPPPKHAVNRGIGVEGIGCLLAGAWGTGNGTTSYSENVGALGITKVGSRMVIIAGACTMLLSGVFGKVGAMFASIPTPVIGGMFLVMFGIITAVGISNLQYTDMNSSRNIFIFGFSIFAGLTVPNWANKNSALLETGIIQLDQVIQVLLTTGMFVGGLLGFILDNTIPGTLEERGLLAWKQSHKGEAGNSQLISKVYDLPFGIGTKYCAVSWFRYLPACPKRLPVSKKMDELKAAGQESSDKASSERDSEIGADTRI; from the exons ATGGATGCCATAAATAA GTTGCCTATTATTCAAGGAGGGACTTTTGCATTCCTGACCCCCACCCTGGCCATGCTGTCTCTCCCCAAGTGGAAGTGCCCTGCCTGGACGCAGAACGCCACTCTGGTGAATGCCTCTTCACCAGAGTTCATTGAAGTCTGGCAGACACGGATGCGAGAG gTACAAGGAGCTATCATGGTAGCTTCCTGCTTTCAAATCTTAGTTGGATTTTCTGGCCTGATTGGATTTTTGATCAGATTCATCGGGCCCCTGACAATTGCCCCCACCATCTCCTTGGTTGCACTACCTCTCTTTGACTCAGCTGGAGATGAtgctgggcagcactggggcATAGCCTTCAT GACTATATTTTTCATAGTTCTGTTCTCTCAGTACCTGAAGGACATCCCAGTACCACTGCCGTCGTACCAGAGAGGCAAGAAGTGCCACTTCTCCCCTGTCTACCTCTTCCAGATCTTCCCG gtgctgctggggctgtcccTGAGCTGGCTGCTCTGCTACGTGCTGACAGTGACCGATGTCCTCCCTGGGGACCCCACCGCCTACGGCTACCTGGCACGGACGGACACACGTGGGGACGTTTTGTCTCGGGCTCCCTGGTTCCGGATCCCTTACCCAG GCCAGTGGGGAGTGCCAACCGTCAGCTTGGCTGGGATATTCGGCATCCTCGCGGGGGTGATCTCCTCCATGCTGGAGTCCATGGGGGATTACTACGCCTGCGCCCGCCTGTCcggcgccccgccgccgccgaaGCACGCCGTCAACCGCGGGATCGGGGTGGAGGGCATCGGCTGCCTCCTGGCTGGGGCCTGGGGAACGGGGAACGGCACCACGTCCTACAGCGAGAACGTGGGGGCCCTGGGCATCACCAAG GTCGGGAGCCGCATGGTGATCATTGCCGGCGCCTGCACCATGCTCCTCAGCGGCGTCTTCGGGAAAGTCGGGGCGATGTTTGCCAGCATACCCACCCCTGTCATCGGAGGCATGTTCCTTGTGATGTTTGGCATTATCACAGCAGTGGGGATTTCCAATCTGCAG TACACGGATATGAACTCCTCCAGAAACATCTTTATATTTGGATTCTCTATATTTGCTGGCCTCACAGTTCCCAACTGGGCAAACAAAAATAGTGCACTGCTAGAAACAG GTATCATCCAGCTGGACCAGGTGATCCAGGTTCTGCTTACCACTGGCATGTTTGTGGGTGGACTGCTGGGGTTTATCCTGGATAACACCATTCCAG GAACACTGGAGGAGCGGGGACTCCTGGCATGGAAGCAGAGCCACAAGGGAGAGGCGGGCAACTCTCAGCTCATTTCCAAGGTCTACGATCTTCCATTTGGCATAGGCACCAAATACTGTGCTGTCTCTTGGTTTCGGTATCTCCCAGCTTGCCCCAAAAGACTACCTGTCAGCAAGAAAATGGATGAACTGAAGGCTGCTGGACAAGAAAGCAGTGATAAAGCAAGCTCAGAAAGAGACTCGGAGATAGGTGCTGATACAAGGATATAA